From Coffea arabica cultivar ET-39 chromosome 2e, Coffea Arabica ET-39 HiFi, whole genome shotgun sequence, the proteins below share one genomic window:
- the LOC113730764 gene encoding glycine-rich RNA-binding protein RZ1C isoform X2: MQICCSADSSIHVMLERDTGRPRGFGFLTFADRRAMDDAIREMHGREFGDRVISVNKAQPKMGGDDSDHGYGGGYSSGGRGSYGGGDRSVGQDDCFKCGRPGHWARDCSSAGGGRGLRPMSPPRSRFGGRGDRYGGDRDRFIDDRYDRGRHGDRERFDSRDDRYVSRGRYVGDRYPPGGDRFVADRFGGSDRFPQNGYGKDRGYDRDEGPRGSSDRYGVGGPARYDGRSYRDRPGPYDRPRRGGRPPSFDRY, encoded by the exons ATGCAAATCTGCTGTTCTGCGGATTCTTCTATACAT GTCATGCTGGAAAGAGATACTGGCCGCCCCCGTGGATTTGGGTTTCTGACTTTTGCAGATCGCCGTGCAATGGATGATGCAATCAGGGAAATGCATGGTAGGGAATTTGGTGATCGTGTCATCTCAGTCAACAAGGCACAACCTAAAATGGGGGGTGATGATTCAGATCATGGCTATGGTGGGGGTTATTCATCAGGTGGCAGGGGCAGCTATGGTGGAGGAGATAGGTCAGTTGGACAAGATGATTGCTTCAAGTGCGGTCGTCCTGGGCACTGGGCCCGAGATTGTTCCTCGGCAGGTGGTGGCCGTGGTCTACGTCCAATGTCACCACCGCGTTCTAGGTTTGGTGGTCGTGGAGACCGCTATGGAGGTGACCGTGATCGTTTCATAGATGATAGGTATGATAGAGGACGTCATGGAGACAGGGAACGTTTTGACAGCAGAGATGACCGCTATGTGAGTAGGGGTCGGTATGTTGGTGACAG GTATCCTCCTGGTGGAGACCGATTTGTGGCTGATAGGTTTGGGGGTTCAGACCGCTTTCCTCAAAATGGGTATGGGAAAGACAGAGGATATGATAGGGATGAAGGTCCTAGAGGTAGTAGTGACAGATATGGAGTTGGAGGGCCAGCACGTTACGATGGAAGAAGCTACAGAGACAGGCCAGGTCCTTATGACCGCCCTAGGAGGGGAGGACGGCCCCCTTCCTTTGATCGTTATTGA
- the LOC113728464 gene encoding protein NUCLEAR FUSION DEFECTIVE 4 gives MAETTVLPSSHGCGLCGFMVQFLRGRWFMMFATFLIMSGSGATYIFGAYSKAIKSSLGYDQSTLNILGSCKDLGATIGVLSGLLAEVTPSWFVLLVGALMNFSGYFLVWLAVTKRIPKPPVWQMCVYICIGANSQNFANTGSLVPCVKNFPERRGMMLGLMKGFVGLSGAIFTQLYLAIYHNDAKDMILLIGWLPAVISLVFLFCIKEMKKISGHPHEVKVMYQNLIITVGLALTLMALTIGQNYFNFSHADYVASATGVCVLLFLPFLVAVKEELETWQQKKEDALKPPNRVVTEEPPLPESSNPRKQEIVPAHCTTDKGGGDDEFRQEGCCCGDICNKPKRGEDYTICQALLSADMIILFIVTFCGLGCSQAAVDNLGQIGESLGYPTKTVNTFVSLLSIWNYFGRALSGFGSEQLLRKWKVPRTLMMTISLVVPAIGDLIIALPFPGSVYIASVLVGFAYGVQLTMVFVIISELFGLKYYSTLLNCGQLASPIGSYFLNVRIVGKLYDKEALKQLARAGLTRSMVPDLTCIGTQCYRTSFLILAGVNTLGALISLILAMRTREYYKSDIYMKFRDEMEANEKEIAMVSSADQK, from the coding sequence ATGGCTGAAACCACGGTGCTACCATCCAGTCATGGCTGTGGATTGTGTGGTTTCATGGTTCAATTTCTTCGGGGCAGATGGTTCATGATGTTTGCTACATTCTTGATCATGTCTGGCTCCGGTGCAACTTACATTTTTGGTGCATATTCAAAAGCGATAAAATCCAGCCTTGGCTATGATCAATCAACACTCAATATTCTTGGCTCATGCAAAGATCTAGGAGCGACAATTGGAGTGCTGTCGGGATTATTAGCCGAGGTAACACCATCCTGGTTTGTTCTCTTGGTTGGTGCTCTTATGAATTTTTCTGGTTATTTCCTAGTATGGCTGGCAGTGACCAAAAGAATACCAAAACCCCCAGTTTGGCaaatgtgtgtatatatatgcattggtGCGAATTCCCAGAATTTTGCAAACACGGGATCCCTTGTTCCCTGTGTAAAAAATTTCCCCGAACGTCGGGGGATGATGTTAGGACTGATGAAGGGATTTGTAGGGCTTAGTGGTGCAATTTTTACACAGCTTTATCTTGCAATTTATCATAATGATGCCAAAGATATGATCCTTCTTATTGGTTGGCTTCCAGCAGTGATTTCTTTAGTTTTCCTCTTCTGCATCAAGGAAATGAAGAAGATTAGTGGTCATCCCCACGAGGTGAAGGTTATGTATCAAAATCTCATCATAACAGTGGGTTTGGCACTGACCCTGATGGCTCTGACAATCGGTCAAAACTATTTCAATTTCTCTCACGCTGATTATGTAGCAAGTGCAACAGGTGTTTGTGTTCTGCTTTTCCTTCCATTCCTGGTTGCAGTGAAAGAAGAATTAGAGACTTGGcagcaaaagaaggaagatgcaTTAAAACCCCCTAACAGGGTAGTTACCGAGGAACCGCCTTTGCCCGAGTCCTCGAACCCCAGAAAGCAGGAAATTGTCCCTGCACATTGTACCACAGATAAAGGAGGAGGGGATGATGAATTCCGTCAAGAAGGTTGTTGCTGTGGAGACATCTGCAACAAACCCAAAAGGGGTGAAGATTATACCATATGTCAAGCTTTATTAAGTGCTGACATGATAATTCTTTTCATTGTCACATTTTGTGGGCTTGGTTGCAGTCAAGCAGCAGTGGATAATTTAGGCCAGATTGGTGAATCCTTAGGCTATCCAACTAAGACAGTTAACACATTTGTCTCCCTACTTAGCATCTGGAACTATTTTGGCAGAGCTCTTTCGGGTTTTGGCTCTGAGCAACTGTTGAGGAAGTGGAAAGTTCCGCGGACTCTAATGATGACGATATCCCTTGTGGTGCCTGCCATTGGAGATCTCATTATTGCCTTGCCATTTCCTGGTTCTGTTTACATTGCATCAGtattggttggatttgcttATGGCGTCCAGTTAACCATGGTTTTCGTGATTATATCTGAACTTTTTGGATTGAAGTACTACTCCACTCTCTTGAATTGTGGACAATTGGCCAGCCCTATTGGATCATACTTCCTCAATGTGAGGATTGTGGGAAAACTCTATGATAAAGAGGCTTTAAAGCAACTTGCGAGGGCGGGCCTGACAAGATCAATGGTTCCTGACTTGACTTGCATTGGGACTCAATGTTACAGAACATCTTTTCTAATATTAGCCGGCGTTAACACTCTTGGAGCTCTTATTTCTCTGATCTTGGCAATGAGGACTCGGGAATATTACAAGTCAGATATATACATGAAGTTTAGAGATGAGATGGAAGCCAATGAGAAGGAAATCGCAATGGTTTCTTCAGCTGACCAGAAATAA
- the LOC113730764 gene encoding glycine-rich RNA-binding protein RZ1C isoform X1, translated as MAGKEHEFRIFVGGLSWDVTERQLEDAFGRFGKVLDCQVMLERDTGRPRGFGFLTFADRRAMDDAIREMHGREFGDRVISVNKAQPKMGGDDSDHGYGGGYSSGGRGSYGGGDRSVGQDDCFKCGRPGHWARDCSSAGGGRGLRPMSPPRSRFGGRGDRYGGDRDRFIDDRYDRGRHGDRERFDSRDDRYVSRGRYVGDRYPPGGDRFVADRFGGSDRFPQNGYGKDRGYDRDEGPRGSSDRYGVGGPARYDGRSYRDRPGPYDRPRRGGRPPSFDRY; from the exons ATGGCTGGGAAAGAGCACGAGTTTCGAATATTTGTGGGAGGATTATCGTGGGACGTCACCGAACGTCAGCTGGAAGATGCTTTCGGCCGTTTCGGCAAAGTTCTCGACTGTCAG GTCATGCTGGAAAGAGATACTGGCCGCCCCCGTGGATTTGGGTTTCTGACTTTTGCAGATCGCCGTGCAATGGATGATGCAATCAGGGAAATGCATGGTAGGGAATTTGGTGATCGTGTCATCTCAGTCAACAAGGCACAACCTAAAATGGGGGGTGATGATTCAGATCATGGCTATGGTGGGGGTTATTCATCAGGTGGCAGGGGCAGCTATGGTGGAGGAGATAGGTCAGTTGGACAAGATGATTGCTTCAAGTGCGGTCGTCCTGGGCACTGGGCCCGAGATTGTTCCTCGGCAGGTGGTGGCCGTGGTCTACGTCCAATGTCACCACCGCGTTCTAGGTTTGGTGGTCGTGGAGACCGCTATGGAGGTGACCGTGATCGTTTCATAGATGATAGGTATGATAGAGGACGTCATGGAGACAGGGAACGTTTTGACAGCAGAGATGACCGCTATGTGAGTAGGGGTCGGTATGTTGGTGACAG GTATCCTCCTGGTGGAGACCGATTTGTGGCTGATAGGTTTGGGGGTTCAGACCGCTTTCCTCAAAATGGGTATGGGAAAGACAGAGGATATGATAGGGATGAAGGTCCTAGAGGTAGTAGTGACAGATATGGAGTTGGAGGGCCAGCACGTTACGATGGAAGAAGCTACAGAGACAGGCCAGGTCCTTATGACCGCCCTAGGAGGGGAGGACGGCCCCCTTCCTTTGATCGTTATTGA
- the LOC113730763 gene encoding protein NUCLEAR FUSION DEFECTIVE 4-like, with product MVFAGNYGGGGGCSNMGGFAVQVITSRWFMIFATIFIMAAAGATYMFGLYSQEIKTTLGYDQSTLNLLSFFKDLGSNVGVLSGLINEVTPPWVVLSMGAVLNFFGYFMIWLAVTKRISKPQVWHMCLYICIGGNSQSFANTGALVTAVKNFPESRGVVLGLLKGFVGLSGAIITQLYHAVYVDDTKSLILMIGWLPTVISFTFLRTIRIMKVVRIEHELKVFYRLLYVSLGLAGFLMVIIILQNRFNFSHSEFSISGVVVIILLFLPLAVVIQEELDTWRKKKAALDSISQLKVITENPSPDQAAAADYQPKSTEKQVELPSSSAVKNTTEQQPTTEIQEVSCWRTAFRPPNRGEDFTILQALFSMDMFILFLATICGVGGTLTAIDNLGQIGASLGYPKRSTSTFVSLVSIWNYLGRVVSGFLSEHFLTKYKFPRTLMLTIIIVISCVGHLLIAFGVSNGLYVASVIIGFCFGAQWPLLFAIISELFGLKYYSTLYNFGSVASPIGAYLLNVRVAGHLYDREAERQLNALGLKRKHGEDLNCDGVECFKLSFIIITAVTVFGALISLILVSRTRNFYKSDIYKKFREEAKAAETEMALPGNGTVVPSRNKE from the coding sequence ATGGTGTTTGCTGGCAATtatggtggaggtggtggctgCTCAAACATGGGTGGCTTTGCCGTCCAGGTCATCACCAGCCGGTGGTTCATGATCTTTGCCACCATTTTCATCATGGCTGCCGCTGGTGCAACATACATGTTTGGCCTTTACTCACAAGAGATCAAAACAACCCTTGGCTATGACCAAAGTACACTCAATTTACTCAGTTTTTTCAAAGACTTGGGATCTAATGTTGGTGTCCTCTCAGGCCTAATCAATGAAGTCACCCCACCATGGGTTGTACTGTCGATGGGTGCAGTCCTGAATTTCTTTGGCTACTTCATGATTTGGTTAGCCGTGACCAAAAGAATATCCAAACCCCAAGTGTGGCACATGTGCTTGTACATTTGTATTGGTGGAAATTCTCAGTCATTTGCCAATACAGGAGCCCTGGTCACAGCAGTCAAGAACTTCCCGGAAAGCCGGGGAGTTGTGCTTGGACTTCTCAAAGGTTTTGTTGGCCTAAGTGGTGCAATCATCACTCAACTCTATCATGCAGTGTATGTTGATGATACCAAGTCTTTGATCTTGATGATTGGCTGGCTTCCAACAGTTATTTCCTTCACTTTCCTTCGAACAATCCGAATCATGAAGGTCGTTCGAATCGAACACGAGCTGAAAGTCTTCTACAGACTTTTGTATGTCTCACTTGGGCTCGCTGGATTTCTCATGGTAATTATTATACTCCAGAATAGGTTTAACTTCAGCCATAGTGAGTTTAGCATCAGTGGTGTTGTCGTCATTATTTTGCTCTTTTTACCACTTGCCGTTGTTATTCAAGAAGAGCTTGATacgtggaggaaaaagaaagctgccCTGGATAGTATTTCTCAGCTGAAAGTTATCACTGAGAATCCCAGTCCTGATCAGGCTGCTGCAGCTGATTATCAGCCAAAATCAACAGAAAAGCAAGTGGAATTACCATCTTCGTCCGCAGTTAAAAATACTACAGAGCAACAACCTACCACAGAAATCCAGGAAGTATCTTGCTGGAGAACTGCTTTCAGGCCACCAAATAGAGGTGAGGATTTCACCATACTTCAGGCACTCTTCAGTATGGATATGTTCATCCTGTTTCTGGCAACAATTTGTGGTGTTGGAGGTACTTTGACGGCAATTGACAACTTGGGTCAGATTGGAGCTTCACTCGGCTACCCCAAAAGAAGCACTAGCACATTTGTGTCACTCGTGAGTATTTGGAATTATCTAGGAAGAGTGGTTTCTGGTTTCCTATCTGAGCACTTTTTAACCAAGTACAAATTTCCTCGTACCCTGATGCTTACAATCATAATAGTCATATCCTGCGTAGGCCATCTTCTCATAGCTTTTGGTGTCTCAAATGGGCTATACGTTGCATCAGTAATCATAGGATTTTGCTTTGGCGCTCAATGGCCATTACTTTTTGCTATAATTTCTGAACTTTTTGGCCTCAAATATTACTCCACTCTCTACAATTTTGGCTCCGTGGCCAGTCCAATTGGCGCATATCTCCTCAATGTGAGGGTCGCTGGACATCTATACGACAGGGAAGCTGAGAGGCAACTCAACGCGTTGGGACTGAAGAGGAAGCACGGAGAAGATCTGAATTGCGATGGAGTAGAGTGCTTCAAATTGTCCTTCATCATCATTACTGCAGTAACAGTTTTTGGAGCGCTGATTTCATTGATTTTGGTGTCGAGGACTAGAAACTTTTACAAGAGCGACATCTATAAGAAATTCAGGGAGGAAGCCAAGGCGGCCGAGACTGAAATGGCATTGCCCGGAAATGGCACCGTTGTTCCAAGCCGTAACAAGGAATAG